TTGAAGACGCAGTGATGTTTCTGAATAAGGCATCCGATTCGCCGGCGATTAATAAAAAATCGGGCGTGTATGTCATCATCAAACACGACCAGGCAAATCTCTACGAGCGCTTAGGGAAGCAGGAAGAAGCGGCGCAATGCTGGGAAGTGGTATTTAATGCACTGACCAAGCCGGATGATTATACCTTTGAATTTACTACGCGATCTCAGCTGGAAGCAAAGCAGGCGAAATTATATGAACGAATGGGGCAGTCGTTTTTAGAGACAGATCGTTTGAAGCTGGCTGTGGAAGCATTCAATAAAGCGGCAGAATCGCAAAAAGGCCGTCCTGGAATTCTCAAGTATCATCTGGCACAGGTTTATTTTCGATCCAAGCAGTATCAACAGGCACTCGATTCACTACAGTCCTATTTCGATGAACAACTCCAGTCGAAAGGGCGTAAGGCCTATGAATTTCTGGGTGAAATCCTGGCTGCATTGAATCGGTCCGATGAGCTGATTCCAAAACTGCAAACGCTGGCAGAAAAAGATCGATTCAATCGGACCCTGCATTACTATCTGGCCGAGCAGTATGGCGCTGCGGGACAGTTTGATAAAGCAGAAAAGACCTATCTGGATTCCATTGGCAATTCATCCGACGTCGAAGGTCTGGCGGGGTTGATGTCGCTGTATAAGAAAAATCAGAAGTACGACAAGCTGATTGAGACCCTCTCTAAAATTGTGCAGACGGGAGATGGGATTCAAAAAATTCAGCCAGATCTGCAGAAGATGTCGCAGGACAAAGAGTTTGTAAAGACGCTGGTTGCCGAGGCACAAAAACTGAAGGATAAAGACCCTCCGGGTGTCGATGTGTTTTCCGGTTTTATCATTGCGAAACTGGCTGCCGAAGCGGGTGAGAAAAAAGCAGCGGGTGAATTCTATCAGTTTGCGATGAATGCGGCTGAAAAGCATAAAAAACCACAGGTACGCGGCAACTGGACCCTGTTGATTCTGCAGGAGTACAGCGAACTCTTGCGAGAAGAAAATCAATATGGAGAGCTGGCCGAGTTCCTGCAGAAGGCTGTTAAGAATCCACTTTTGGCACCTCAGCGAATTAACCTGTTGTATTTTCTGGCGGACGCTCACGAGCGAAATGGCGAAACAGAAGCTGCGATCAAGGTCAACCAGGAAGCACGACAGGCAGCCCCCCGGTTTCCCTTGCTCGATTACCAGCATGCCTGGATCTACTATCACAGTCGAGACTGGGACAAAGCGATTGTGCAGCTGAAGGAATTCATCAAAAAGTACCCGCGGCAGAAGGAGCGTGTCTACCAGGTGAAGATGATGCTTTCGAATACCTATGTACAACAGGGAGACATTGCCAAGGGAGAAGCCGTTCTGGAAGAGTTGCTCGCCGATGATCCGGACAATCCTTCGATCAATAATGATCTGGGATATCTCTACGCCGACCAGGGTAAGAATCTGGAACAGGCCGAAAAGATGATTCGAATTGCCTTGAAGTCAGAACCGAATAATATGGCATACCTCGACAGTATGGGGTGGGTCCTGTTTAAGCGAGAGAAATATAAAGAGGCGCAGGAATACCTGGAACGCGCCAGTAAGTTGCCTGGAGGCGGCGATAGCACGATTCTGGATCATCTGGCAGACTGCTACCACAAATTAGACAAGACAAAAGAAGCAACAGAGCTTTGGAAGAAGGCACTGGAAGATGCACTCAAGGCTACTCCCCCAGACACAAAATTGATTGAGCAGCTCCAGGAGAAACTCAATCAGTAAACGATTTCTTTCCTTTCTGGTGTTTTGTAATATAGGTTAATTATTTTCTCATCTGCGTCGTTCTGGCGCAGATATTTCACTTTTTATTTATTCAGTTGAGCGAACTATAAATGGCAGGTCATTCACATTGGGCAAATATCGCCGCCAAGAAAGGGGTGATTGATAAAAAGCGGGGTAAGCTGTTTGGTAAGTTGAGTCGTGCGATTATCGTGGCGGCACAACATGGCGGGGGCGACCCGGGTATGAATCTGGCATTGCGGTATGCCATTGATAAGGCTCGTAAAGCCAGTATGCCGAAGGAAAATATTGACCGTGCCGTGAAAAAAGGCTGCGGTGAATTATCGGGTGAAAACTTTGAAGAGCTGGTCTATGAAGGTTATGGAGCCGCGGGTGTGGCAGTATTGTGTGACATTCTGACAGAGAACCGGAATCGAACCGCCGGTGAAATTCGCAAGATCTTTGAAGTGCATGGCGGGAACCTGGGCAGTACCGGATGCGTGGCCTGGATGTTTGAACGCAAAGGGTTGTTTCTGGTCCCCTGCGAAAATGTCGAAGAAGACGCGCTGTTTGAGATTGCACTGGAAGCGGGGGCAGATGACGTTTCTGCCAATGGAGATGTATACGAAGTCACCTGCAGTGTAGAGGCATTTCAACAGGTTGCAGATATATTCGAAGAAAAGAAAATTCCCACGAATCTGGCTGAGATTTCGCGCATTCCTGATACAACAGTCGATTTGGGAGTCGAAGACGGGAAGAAAGTGCTGAGGCTCATGGAGGCACTTGAGGATCATGATGATGTGCAAAGTGTAACTGCCAACTTTAATATTCCGGATGAGATCATGGCAGAAGTCACCGCCGACTGATTCTCAAGCACCAGGTAATGGGGACAGAACGTTGACGATTGAATTCAGTTGCTCGCATTGTAATAAAGTTCTGAAGACGTCAGACGATAAAGCGGGCCGCAGAGCGAAGTGCCCCCAATGTGGCGAGCCAATTGATGTTCCCCAGCTGACTCAATCTGCTGCAGAGCCGGCAAGTGACGGCTTTGACGCATTCGAAGAAGTCGTTCCGGAACAAAAGAGCTTTCTTGCTGAGCAGACTGCGCCCGTTCGGGAAGAAGAGAGTTTTCTTTCCGCAGAAAGTATCGACTGTCCCATGTGTGGCGAGTCAATCCCTGCTGATGCGAAACGGTGCAGACACTGTGGTGAGGCGATTCAGGAAGAAGTATCTGGCCCCCGTAGCATCAAGGTGGGCGAGGTTTTTTCGCGCGCCTGGAATGTGTTTAAAGCAAACCTGGGGCAAGTCATCGGGATTCATGTATTAGCCTATATTCTCTGTGTTGTGGCGTCATTTGTTGTTTTATTTGTGATTTCCGCGATTGGCTTTGCCGGGTTGTTGGCGATCGCGGGAAAGCCGGATCCGGGCGTCATGGTTTTGTCTGTGGTTATCTTCTACATCGCCTTGATTTTGGTCAGTGGCGTCGTTCAGCTCTATTTTATGCTGGGAGTACTCTCGTTTTTGCTGAAACTGGTTCGAGGAGAGCAGCCGGGATTTAATCTCATCTTCAGTGGTGGTCCCTATTTAGGAAGGATGCTGCTCTGTAGCATCGTATTTTTTCTGGCGTACTTATTAGGCTACCTGTGTTTTGTCATTCCAGGACTCATTATCGCACTCATGTTTTGGCCATATCCCTATTTGTTAATTGACCGCAATTTGCCAGGCATCGATGCCTTTACGGATTCGAGAAAGATCACTAAAGGCAATCTGATGAGCCTGTTCCTGATTTACCTTTCGTTAGTGGGACTCACTCTCGTGCCGTATGGCTTGATTTTGATTATTACCATCGGCATGGAGCAGATGGCAGGGCAAATGGCTATTCTGGGAGTGTTGCTCGTTTTGGGATTTATGGCAGCAATTTACATCCTTCTGATTCCCTTTTTCATGTTGGTGGGGACCGTCAGTTACGCTGAGATGACCAATCAGTGAACGCAACCATTCTTTGAAACCGTTGCAATTCTTAAGAGCTCCCCTGTCTGGGTTTTACGGCTGGGGAGTTCTTTTGCTATGATACCCGCCATTGGGCAGAGGCTGTGGCGCCTCTGGGCAGAGTACTTAGATTGTGGATGTGAACATGGTTCGTGAGCCTGTCATAAGAGGCGATGAGGAACCGGAAGATGATTTTTCCGGTGGCGGAGAGGGCTGGGATTCCAGCTATCTGGCCGATGATGCGGAGTACGATGATGCGCTCAGACCTCAGCGGCTCAGCGAAGTCGTCGGGCAACGTGCTGTAGTGGAACGGCTGGAAGTCTTTCTGGATGCCACCCGCAAACGGAACGAACCTTTGGGGCACCTGCTGCTGGATGGGCCTCCAGGATTAGGAAAAACGACGTTAGCCTCCGTTTTGCCTCGCGAATTGGGAACCGAATTACAGATTACTTCAGGACCTTCACTCAGTGCGCCCAAGGATCTACTGCCTTACCTGACGAATGCCAGTCATGGTTCGTTTTTGTTCATTGACGAAATTCATCGTATGCCGGCGACGGTGGAAGAATTTATCTATCCCGCGATGGAAGACTTTCGGGTCGATATCACGCTGGGCGAAGGGCTGAACGCACGCACGGTGAATATGAAACTTCAGAAATTCACCGTGATCGGCGCCACCACGCGGAGCGGGATGCTGACCGCTCCCTTGCGCGATCGTTTTGTCCGCCGCGAACATCTGGATTTTTACGAAGATGTAGAACTGATCGAAATCGTCCGCCGCAACGCGAAAAAACTGAGGACGGAGATCACCGATGAGGCTGCTTTCGAAATCGCCCGCCGCAGTCGAGGTACTCCACGGAAAGCGAATAATCTGTTGCGCTGGGCTCGAGACTATGCGACCAGTAAGGCAGATGGTAATATTACCAATGACATCGTTGCCCGCGCCTTTGAAATGCTGGAAATCGATCAGATCGGTTTGGAGCGACAAGACAGGCGTTATCTGGAGACGTTGATTAAGACCTTTTCCGGAGGACCTGCAGGAGTTCAGGCACTCGGTCACAGCTTAAATATTCCGGCGGATACACTGGAAGACGAAGTCGAGCCGTTTTTGCTCCGCTCCGGTTTTATTCAGCGTTCTCCCCGAGGCCGTATCGTCACGATGGCTGCTTTAGAACATCTGAAAATAACGCCTCCCGAGTCGGGAACTTTGTTCGGCTAAGCCACGACGATCTCAACAGTGAATTAAAAGAAGAACCATGAGTCAGTCCGTTACGTATGATTATGATGTTGTTGTCGTTGGAGCCGGGCACGCCGGTTGTGAAGCTGCTTTAGCGTCTGCACGTCTGGGAGCGAAGACGGCTCTGTTGACCATGAACTGCGATACCGTCGGCCAGATGAGTTGCAATCCTGCGATTGGCGGGGTCGCGAAAGGGCAGATTGTCCGTGAAATTGACGCGCTCGGCGGAGAGATGGGGCGCGTGATCGACGAGACGGGGA
This window of the Gimesia fumaroli genome carries:
- the ruvB gene encoding Holliday junction branch migration DNA helicase RuvB, whose translation is MVDVNMVREPVIRGDEEPEDDFSGGGEGWDSSYLADDAEYDDALRPQRLSEVVGQRAVVERLEVFLDATRKRNEPLGHLLLDGPPGLGKTTLASVLPRELGTELQITSGPSLSAPKDLLPYLTNASHGSFLFIDEIHRMPATVEEFIYPAMEDFRVDITLGEGLNARTVNMKLQKFTVIGATTRSGMLTAPLRDRFVRREHLDFYEDVELIEIVRRNAKKLRTEITDEAAFEIARRSRGTPRKANNLLRWARDYATSKADGNITNDIVARAFEMLEIDQIGLERQDRRYLETLIKTFSGGPAGVQALGHSLNIPADTLEDEVEPFLLRSGFIQRSPRGRIVTMAALEHLKITPPESGTLFG
- a CDS encoding DUF975 family protein produces the protein MTIEFSCSHCNKVLKTSDDKAGRRAKCPQCGEPIDVPQLTQSAAEPASDGFDAFEEVVPEQKSFLAEQTAPVREEESFLSAESIDCPMCGESIPADAKRCRHCGEAIQEEVSGPRSIKVGEVFSRAWNVFKANLGQVIGIHVLAYILCVVASFVVLFVISAIGFAGLLAIAGKPDPGVMVLSVVIFYIALILVSGVVQLYFMLGVLSFLLKLVRGEQPGFNLIFSGGPYLGRMLLCSIVFFLAYLLGYLCFVIPGLIIALMFWPYPYLLIDRNLPGIDAFTDSRKITKGNLMSLFLIYLSLVGLTLVPYGLILIITIGMEQMAGQMAILGVLLVLGFMAAIYILLIPFFMLVGTVSYAEMTNQ
- a CDS encoding YebC/PmpR family DNA-binding transcriptional regulator encodes the protein MAGHSHWANIAAKKGVIDKKRGKLFGKLSRAIIVAAQHGGGDPGMNLALRYAIDKARKASMPKENIDRAVKKGCGELSGENFEELVYEGYGAAGVAVLCDILTENRNRTAGEIRKIFEVHGGNLGSTGCVAWMFERKGLFLVPCENVEEDALFEIALEAGADDVSANGDVYEVTCSVEAFQQVADIFEEKKIPTNLAEISRIPDTTVDLGVEDGKKVLRLMEALEDHDDVQSVTANFNIPDEIMAEVTAD
- a CDS encoding tetratricopeptide repeat protein produces the protein MSGYPKTAILLACQFLLLPVLTVSTGPTSVSAKMPGKKGSKKDPQKPPVPKVFSLEEGIADDVVLPLVPAKPRTPEEQKKIDSAAWYMTGRLREARNDFIGAYEAYKKAMENNPNSVEIYRVLIRLASGLDKTEEAIEFAQKAVELDPEDYELMRKLGLHMAGQGRFEDAVMFLNKASDSPAINKKSGVYVIIKHDQANLYERLGKQEEAAQCWEVVFNALTKPDDYTFEFTTRSQLEAKQAKLYERMGQSFLETDRLKLAVEAFNKAAESQKGRPGILKYHLAQVYFRSKQYQQALDSLQSYFDEQLQSKGRKAYEFLGEILAALNRSDELIPKLQTLAEKDRFNRTLHYYLAEQYGAAGQFDKAEKTYLDSIGNSSDVEGLAGLMSLYKKNQKYDKLIETLSKIVQTGDGIQKIQPDLQKMSQDKEFVKTLVAEAQKLKDKDPPGVDVFSGFIIAKLAAEAGEKKAAGEFYQFAMNAAEKHKKPQVRGNWTLLILQEYSELLREENQYGELAEFLQKAVKNPLLAPQRINLLYFLADAHERNGETEAAIKVNQEARQAAPRFPLLDYQHAWIYYHSRDWDKAIVQLKEFIKKYPRQKERVYQVKMMLSNTYVQQGDIAKGEAVLEELLADDPDNPSINNDLGYLYADQGKNLEQAEKMIRIALKSEPNNMAYLDSMGWVLFKREKYKEAQEYLERASKLPGGGDSTILDHLADCYHKLDKTKEATELWKKALEDALKATPPDTKLIEQLQEKLNQ